Proteins encoded by one window of Enterococcus faecalis:
- a CDS encoding phosphoglucomutase produces the protein MAELKALQNGSDIRGIALDTEEQTATLTATAVAEIAVGVVRWLQDKKQLPRKAQQRLTIAIGHDSRLTAEPIKQALVDTFLSLGIQVIDVGLATTPAMFMATQFPTLQCDAAIMITASHLPYYFNGLKFFTAEGGAEKEDIRYILSHTDPLTANENGTLMKQELLPIYAEHLVAKIRQGIHSPEEKPLHGFRIIVDAGNGAGGFFAEQVLQVLGADTTGSQFLEPDGHFPNHVPNPDNSEAMKSIQTAVLANQADLGIIFDTDVDRSAVVDQSGEVLNRNNLIAVLAAIVLKEAPGSYIVTNSPTSSHLKTFIEEKGGQQIRYISGYRNVINKMIELNHGGFQTPLAIETSGHAAFQENYNLDDGAYVVAKILMLLPELKQNNQTLGDLIATLKQPAETNEFRFKITAEDVTCYGQQVLRDFELFVESQADFAVDHENQEGVRGNVSGQYGSGWFLLRLSLHEPLLVLQVENDQSDKNACVIEKIATFLQKYEEIDSQQIEK, from the coding sequence TTGGCAGAATTGAAAGCGCTACAAAATGGTTCGGATATTCGGGGAATTGCTTTGGATACGGAAGAGCAAACTGCAACATTAACCGCAACAGCAGTAGCCGAGATTGCGGTGGGCGTGGTTCGTTGGTTACAGGATAAAAAACAGCTGCCACGAAAGGCACAACAGCGCCTGACAATTGCAATCGGACATGATAGTCGTCTAACGGCGGAGCCGATTAAGCAAGCATTAGTAGATACGTTTCTTTCATTAGGTATTCAGGTGATTGACGTTGGTTTAGCTACGACGCCTGCTATGTTTATGGCTACTCAATTTCCAACGCTTCAATGTGATGCAGCGATTATGATTACAGCTAGCCATTTGCCTTATTACTTTAATGGCTTGAAGTTCTTCACAGCAGAAGGTGGAGCAGAGAAAGAAGATATTCGGTATATTTTATCTCATACTGATCCGCTGACGGCCAATGAAAATGGCACACTGATGAAGCAAGAGTTACTGCCAATTTATGCGGAGCATTTGGTGGCAAAAATTCGCCAAGGAATTCATTCGCCAGAAGAGAAACCTTTACATGGCTTTCGAATTATCGTTGATGCGGGTAATGGGGCTGGGGGCTTCTTTGCGGAGCAGGTTCTTCAAGTTTTGGGCGCTGATACGACGGGATCACAGTTTTTAGAACCAGATGGGCATTTTCCTAATCATGTACCTAATCCAGATAATTCTGAAGCAATGAAAAGTATTCAAACAGCTGTTTTAGCTAATCAGGCAGATTTGGGCATTATTTTTGATACAGATGTAGATCGTTCGGCTGTGGTGGACCAATCAGGTGAGGTACTAAACCGAAATAATTTAATTGCTGTTTTAGCGGCAATTGTTTTAAAAGAAGCGCCTGGTAGTTATATTGTGACAAATTCGCCAACCTCAAGTCATTTAAAAACATTTATTGAAGAAAAAGGCGGCCAACAGATTCGTTATATTTCTGGTTACCGAAATGTCATTAATAAAATGATTGAATTGAATCATGGGGGCTTTCAGACACCGTTAGCCATTGAAACCAGTGGTCATGCAGCGTTTCAAGAAAACTACAATCTGGATGATGGTGCATATGTCGTGGCAAAAATTTTAATGTTGTTACCAGAATTGAAACAAAACAATCAAACGTTAGGTGATCTGATTGCTACATTGAAGCAACCGGCAGAAACCAACGAATTTCGCTTCAAAATTACTGCGGAGGATGTTACTTGTTATGGGCAACAAGTCTTGCGAGACTTTGAATTGTTTGTAGAAAGTCAAGCAGACTTTGCTGTGGACCATGAAAACCAAGAAGGTGTTCGGGGAAACGTGTCTGGTCAATATGGCAGTGGTTGGTTTTTGCTACGCTTAAGTCTGCATGAACCGTTGCTTGTTCTTCAGGTAGAGAATGACCAAAGCGATAAAAATGCGTGTGTCATCGAAAAAATTGCCACTTTTTTACAAAAATATGAGGAAATAGATAGTCAGCAAATAGAAAAATAA
- a CDS encoding ABC transporter permease/substrate-binding protein, whose translation MQALIETFFARKEEYLQALIEHMQLSFISLLFAALIAIPLAIYLTSHRKLAESLLQVTGIFQTIPSLALLGLLIPLIGIGRPPAIVALVIYALFPILQNTYTGLTEIDPSLEEAAEAFGMSKKEKLFKFELQMALPFIISGIRTATVLIIGTATLAALIGAGGLGTFILLGIDRNNLSLIFIGALSSAALAVLFNYGIHWLEKANGRRLIIGGTILGLLLGGSFFWNQQTSSKEKQLTIAGKLGAEPDIIINMYKALIEENSDIQVTLKPNFGKTTFLYNALKSDEIDLYPEFTGTVIETFLKNPPQLDNQPQVVYEAARAGLKKQENLTLLKPMRYENTYAVAVKRSFAKAHQLKTISDLQKISNQLKAGFTLEFIDRQDGYKGLQEKYHLNLNVQSMEPALRYQAINNGEVNVIDAYSTDSELRQYDLVTLEDDQALFPPYQGAPLIKTATLEKYPELAEILNKLAGKISEEEMSEMNYQVNVEGQDPSIVAKDYLKEKNLLK comes from the coding sequence ATGCAAGCACTGATTGAAACTTTTTTCGCTCGAAAAGAAGAATATCTGCAAGCGTTAATCGAGCATATGCAATTGTCCTTTATTTCGTTATTATTCGCTGCATTGATTGCAATTCCTTTAGCCATTTATTTAACGAGTCATCGTAAGTTAGCGGAAAGTCTGTTACAAGTGACTGGGATTTTCCAAACCATCCCTTCTTTAGCCTTGCTAGGCTTACTGATTCCGTTAATTGGTATTGGTCGACCACCGGCAATTGTTGCGCTAGTGATTTATGCCTTATTCCCAATTTTACAAAACACCTATACTGGTTTGACGGAAATTGATCCTTCGTTAGAAGAAGCCGCAGAAGCATTTGGGATGAGTAAAAAAGAAAAACTGTTTAAGTTTGAGTTACAAATGGCATTACCATTTATTATTTCTGGGATTCGAACGGCTACCGTTTTAATTATTGGTACGGCCACGTTGGCGGCGTTAATTGGAGCAGGCGGTTTAGGGACCTTCATTTTATTAGGAATTGATCGAAATAATTTATCGTTGATTTTTATTGGAGCTCTTTCATCAGCTGCACTAGCAGTCTTATTTAATTATGGAATTCATTGGTTGGAAAAAGCGAATGGACGGCGACTAATCATTGGCGGTACTATTTTAGGCCTTTTGTTAGGTGGTTCATTTTTCTGGAATCAACAAACTTCTTCAAAGGAAAAACAGCTAACAATTGCTGGCAAATTAGGAGCGGAACCAGATATTATTATTAATATGTATAAAGCCTTAATTGAAGAAAATAGCGACATTCAGGTGACGTTAAAGCCAAACTTTGGCAAGACTACTTTTTTATATAATGCCTTGAAATCAGATGAAATCGATCTTTATCCGGAATTTACAGGAACAGTGATCGAAACCTTTTTAAAAAATCCTCCTCAGCTAGACAATCAACCTCAAGTAGTCTATGAAGCGGCACGCGCTGGCTTGAAAAAACAAGAAAACCTTACTTTGTTGAAACCGATGCGCTATGAAAATACGTATGCCGTCGCAGTTAAACGCTCATTTGCAAAAGCGCATCAATTAAAAACGATTAGTGATTTACAGAAAATTAGCAATCAGTTGAAAGCAGGTTTTACGTTAGAATTTATTGATCGGCAAGATGGTTATAAGGGATTACAAGAAAAATATCATTTAAATCTGAATGTCCAATCGATGGAACCAGCATTACGCTACCAGGCGATTAATAATGGTGAGGTAAATGTGATTGATGCCTATTCAACGGATAGTGAATTGAGACAATACGATTTAGTAACGTTAGAAGATGATCAAGCGCTATTTCCGCCTTATCAAGGAGCACCACTTATTAAAACAGCAACGTTGGAAAAATATCCAGAATTAGCAGAAATATTGAATAAATTGGCAGGAAAAATTAGCGAAGAAGAAATGAGTGAAATGAATTATCAAGTCAATGTGGAAGGGCAAGATCCTAGCATAGTGGCGAAAGACTATTTAAAAGAAAAGAATCTTCTTAAATAA
- a CDS encoding YlbF family regulator produces MSNIYDTANQIERELRELDEFKALQAAYEEVKADEAAYTLFKEFQGFQQGLQEKQMRGEEFTDEDAEKAQSIATKVQETAVINELMQKEQAFSLVVNDLNRIIMTPVRDMYND; encoded by the coding sequence TTGAGTAACATTTATGATACAGCCAATCAGATTGAACGTGAACTACGTGAGTTAGACGAATTTAAAGCATTACAAGCAGCGTATGAAGAAGTAAAAGCAGACGAAGCAGCTTACACATTGTTTAAAGAATTCCAAGGATTCCAACAAGGACTTCAAGAAAAACAAATGCGCGGTGAAGAATTCACGGATGAAGATGCTGAAAAAGCACAAAGCATTGCAACGAAAGTGCAAGAAACAGCAGTTATCAACGAATTAATGCAAAAAGAACAAGCGTTTAGCTTAGTTGTCAATGATTTAAACCGAATTATCATGACTCCTGTGCGTGATATGTATAACGATTAA
- a CDS encoding PBP1A family penicillin-binding protein, with protein sequence MDNLKQFFSKVGVGLRHFWTWIKPYLIQFHQARKRIWKKYQINKIFLLIGLVVALGASIYLFYLAKSANVETLKSGLSESTRVYDESGEEVGKLFGQKGTFVELDNISPYIQDAVISTEDRGFYQHKGYSIKGIARAVVGKLTFGKIGGGGGGSTITQQLAKNAYLTQEQTLDRKARELFLAIEIEKKYSKKDILAMYLNNSYFGNGVWGVQDAARKYFGVDASQVTVGEAATLAGMLKGPGIYNPIDYIDNATARRNTVLQLMVDNKKLSQEEANQEASVNLASLLNDTYVGDENSYKYPYYFDAVIDEAVNRYKFKEEDILNKGYKIYTSLNQKYQDAMDATYKNDALFPPNAEDGAMVQSGSVAIDPKTGGVQALVGGRGEHVYRGFNFATQTKRSPGSSLKPISVYTPALEAGYKPDSVLEDKPQDYYPAQNYSRTYSGEVPMYQALGESLNLPAVWLLHQIGLDKGYEKTEKFGIPLSEKDRYYGLALGGLQTGVSPLTMAGAYSAFANEGYKTETHLITKIVDSTGAIVVDNTKVKKEQVITKDVADGITSMLLGVFSSGSGVNAQPAGYVMAGKTGTTETNFDSSKTNDQWVIGYTPEVVIATWLGFQETSKTHYLEGSSATYASQVFNSQASGILPQVKQAQFPVADAYATGGKVVDSNDSLTGGANSNWRDNLKDFGNSVQDGASNFGDTLNEVGGQIKDGAKKVKDKIEGIFGGLLGN encoded by the coding sequence ATGGACAATCTTAAACAATTTTTTAGTAAAGTCGGTGTCGGATTACGTCATTTTTGGACGTGGATAAAGCCTTATTTAATACAATTCCATCAAGCCAGAAAGCGGATTTGGAAAAAGTATCAAATCAATAAAATTTTCTTGTTAATTGGTTTGGTAGTCGCTTTAGGTGCCAGTATTTATTTATTTTACTTAGCCAAGTCCGCAAACGTTGAGACCCTAAAATCGGGGCTAAGTGAATCAACGCGCGTTTATGATGAGTCAGGAGAGGAAGTCGGAAAGTTATTCGGGCAAAAAGGAACTTTTGTGGAACTGGATAATATTTCTCCTTATATTCAAGATGCGGTTATTTCAACTGAAGATCGCGGGTTTTATCAACATAAAGGGTATTCCATCAAAGGGATTGCCCGTGCGGTTGTTGGAAAATTGACCTTCGGGAAAATCGGTGGCGGTGGTGGCGGAAGTACAATTACGCAGCAATTAGCCAAAAATGCTTACTTAACGCAAGAGCAAACGTTAGATAGGAAAGCCAGAGAATTATTCTTAGCGATTGAAATCGAAAAGAAATATTCGAAAAAAGATATCTTGGCAATGTATTTAAATAATTCTTATTTTGGTAATGGTGTCTGGGGCGTGCAAGATGCAGCTCGTAAATACTTTGGCGTGGATGCGTCCCAAGTTACAGTGGGGGAAGCCGCAACGCTAGCGGGCATGTTAAAAGGGCCAGGAATTTATAACCCAATTGATTACATTGACAATGCCACAGCGCGACGGAATACCGTTTTACAACTAATGGTCGACAATAAAAAACTATCTCAAGAAGAAGCCAATCAAGAAGCGAGTGTTAACTTAGCGAGTCTATTAAATGACACCTATGTTGGCGACGAAAATAGTTACAAATATCCATATTATTTTGATGCGGTAATTGATGAAGCAGTCAATCGTTATAAATTTAAAGAAGAAGATATTTTAAATAAGGGCTACAAGATTTACACTTCTTTAAATCAAAAATATCAAGATGCGATGGATGCAACTTATAAAAATGATGCACTATTTCCACCCAATGCAGAAGATGGTGCCATGGTTCAGAGTGGTTCTGTAGCCATTGATCCGAAAACCGGCGGCGTGCAAGCACTGGTGGGCGGTCGAGGGGAACATGTTTATCGAGGCTTTAACTTTGCAACGCAAACAAAACGTTCACCAGGCTCGTCCTTAAAACCAATTTCTGTCTATACACCAGCTTTAGAGGCTGGCTATAAACCAGACTCTGTTTTAGAAGATAAACCACAAGATTACTATCCAGCGCAAAACTATAGCCGCACTTACAGTGGAGAAGTTCCTATGTATCAAGCCTTAGGAGAAAGCTTAAATTTACCAGCGGTGTGGTTATTACATCAAATTGGTTTAGATAAAGGCTATGAAAAAACAGAGAAATTTGGCATTCCGTTATCAGAAAAAGATCGATATTATGGTTTAGCACTTGGGGGATTACAAACGGGTGTTTCGCCACTAACTATGGCGGGAGCTTATAGTGCCTTTGCCAATGAAGGCTATAAAACTGAAACGCATTTAATTACAAAAATCGTCGACTCAACTGGCGCAATTGTAGTTGATAATACTAAAGTCAAGAAAGAACAAGTCATTACCAAAGATGTTGCAGACGGGATTACAAGTATGTTACTAGGGGTCTTTAGTTCTGGGAGCGGGGTCAACGCACAACCAGCAGGCTACGTAATGGCTGGTAAAACAGGTACGACAGAAACCAACTTCGATAGTAGTAAAACGAACGATCAGTGGGTGATTGGTTATACACCAGAAGTTGTCATTGCTACTTGGTTAGGCTTCCAAGAAACCAGTAAAACCCATTATTTGGAAGGTAGTAGCGCCACATATGCCTCTCAGGTGTTCAACAGTCAAGCCAGTGGCATCTTGCCACAAGTCAAACAAGCACAATTTCCTGTCGCGGATGCTTATGCCACAGGTGGGAAAGTTGTTGATAGCAACGATAGTTTAACCGGTGGTGCCAATTCTAATTGGCGGGATAACTTAAAAGACTTTGGAAACTCTGTTCAAGATGGCGCTAGCAATTTCGGAGATACATTGAATGAAGTTGGGGGACAAATTAAAGACGGCGCGAAAAAAGTCAAAGACAAGATTGAAGGAATTTTCGGAGGCTTATTAGGAAATTAG
- a CDS encoding GNAT family N-acetyltransferase, translating to MENVLKGKHIGFSHFREEYIEHIAKQQWDNELLRHLSWDALHPWGLEEWKDFTINKGEDDRFLFAILENTTEKFIGWVSLSDVQLKNRGANLGIAILQKEQRGQGYGFEAVSLICKFAFYELGLHKIRLAVNSNNQKAIHGYEKVGFKKEGIDREALFQDGQWLDIYNYGILQKEWLQMIKAES from the coding sequence ATGGAAAATGTCTTAAAAGGAAAACACATTGGCTTTTCTCATTTTAGAGAAGAATATATCGAACATATTGCAAAACAGCAATGGGATAATGAATTGCTTCGGCATTTGAGCTGGGATGCTTTACATCCGTGGGGGCTTGAAGAATGGAAAGATTTCACGATTAATAAAGGAGAAGATGATCGATTTCTATTTGCTATTTTAGAAAATACGACAGAGAAATTTATTGGTTGGGTCTCGTTGTCTGATGTACAGTTGAAAAATAGAGGGGCCAATTTAGGGATTGCTATTTTACAAAAAGAGCAACGAGGTCAAGGATATGGCTTTGAGGCGGTGTCTTTAATTTGTAAATTTGCTTTTTATGAATTGGGCTTGCACAAAATCAGATTAGCTGTCAATAGTAACAATCAAAAAGCGATTCATGGTTATGAAAAAGTAGGCTTCAAAAAAGAAGGAATTGATAGAGAAGCGTTATTTCAAGATGGCCAATGGCTGGATATCTACAATTACGGAATTTTACAAAAAGAGTGGCTACAAATGATTAAGGCTGAGAGTTAG
- the argR gene encoding arginine repressor, translated as MKKAERQRLIKQLIMQQEIETQDELITRLEEIGVRATQATVSRDIREMSIVKTHGADGRVKYAIFSQAQGTSSEEKLRESVKDSVVRMERVQFIVILHTEMGNADVVSNFLDEVAYPEVAGTVAGADTIIVITRSEEDAEHFIERIENMIF; from the coding sequence ATGAAAAAAGCAGAACGTCAACGTTTGATTAAACAATTAATTATGCAACAAGAAATTGAAACACAAGATGAATTAATCACTCGTTTGGAAGAAATTGGCGTCCGAGCCACTCAAGCGACTGTTTCAAGAGATATCCGTGAAATGAGTATTGTTAAAACACATGGTGCAGATGGTCGTGTCAAATATGCAATTTTTTCTCAAGCACAAGGCACAAGCAGTGAAGAGAAATTACGAGAATCAGTAAAAGATTCAGTTGTTCGAATGGAGCGAGTACAATTTATTGTCATCTTGCATACAGAGATGGGAAATGCCGATGTGGTGAGTAACTTTTTAGATGAAGTAGCTTATCCAGAAGTGGCTGGTACAGTGGCTGGTGCGGATACAATTATTGTGATTACACGTTCAGAAGAGGATGCGGAACACTTTATCGAACGCATCGAAAATATGATTTTTTAA
- a CDS encoding RluA family pseudouridine synthase, whose amino-acid sequence MEYSMRLPENFSTMTVKELLENEWLVPRKVRHFLRTRKNVKINGETAAFHFPVQAGDCVTLTFEETDYVRPTIHLGEATHVKVLYEDEHLMIVNKPYGIKTHPNQPQETNTLLNHVAAYLAEKNQVPYVVHRLDKETSGAIVFAKNPFVLPILGRLLETKQIYRQYQAIVAGHFNQKEQTINQPIGRDRHDRRKRRIDPQKGNSAITHVQVVQVLSNNQTAVTCVLETGRTHQIRVHLASEGHPIIGDPLYNPKSQAARLMLHASQLHLLHPFTKKQIVVTAAPGLW is encoded by the coding sequence GTGGAATATTCAATGCGATTACCTGAAAATTTTTCAACAATGACTGTAAAAGAACTATTAGAAAATGAGTGGCTAGTCCCTCGAAAAGTGCGCCATTTTTTACGCACGCGAAAAAATGTCAAAATCAACGGAGAAACAGCTGCTTTTCATTTTCCAGTCCAAGCTGGCGATTGTGTCACCTTAACGTTTGAAGAAACCGATTATGTACGTCCCACTATTCATTTGGGGGAAGCAACGCATGTGAAGGTTTTATATGAAGATGAACATTTAATGATTGTAAATAAACCTTATGGCATTAAAACCCATCCAAATCAGCCACAGGAAACAAACACCTTGTTAAATCATGTTGCTGCCTATTTAGCTGAGAAAAATCAGGTCCCTTATGTCGTTCATCGATTAGATAAAGAAACCAGTGGTGCGATTGTCTTTGCTAAAAATCCTTTTGTCTTACCTATTTTAGGGCGTTTATTAGAAACAAAACAAATTTACCGCCAATATCAAGCGATTGTGGCTGGTCACTTTAACCAAAAAGAGCAGACAATCAATCAGCCGATCGGTCGTGATCGACATGATCGCCGGAAACGACGGATTGATCCTCAAAAAGGGAATTCAGCGATTACACATGTCCAAGTGGTCCAAGTTCTTTCTAACAATCAAACCGCAGTTACCTGTGTTTTAGAAACAGGTCGGACGCACCAAATTCGGGTCCATTTAGCTAGCGAAGGGCATCCAATTATTGGTGATCCGTTATACAACCCAAAATCGCAGGCAGCTCGTTTAATGCTCCATGCTTCACAACTTCATTTACTCCATCCGTTTACAAAAAAACAAATCGTTGTGACTGCAGCGCCTGGCCTATGGTAA
- a CDS encoding DNA repair exonuclease, with protein MKLLHTADLHMDRSFEGLTGIPTALAKRLREANQQLLMNIVTVAIRETVDLVIFAGDTFHQSQTSISMQAQLMAALEQLKQAEIPVILTFGNHDYYKKDRYWFSFPDNVFLFEKEMVETLYFETKAGEQVAVSGFSYEHPWIDENKALEFPIKQADSDIHIGIYHGDTSRKAQQNYAPFTWKDLKATGYNYWALGHIHQPQIVSEQPLIVYPGTPQGHTKKEQSLQGVAVVTLSQNQATVQFEKVAEIDWTNEEVSLAQCRDTQSILSYLETSLLTKWHAHQQQQLMALTLKETQHLDVTVVQAIVNGELLSYLQQQLLQKTQGDFFVYRLILQAEEPTKEPIYLAASPNLLTALEKTYLDPVIFEDTTKELLRYPEFAGIFSMDEQWRLESLRLAHEQINEDFTIQEDPL; from the coding sequence ATGAAACTATTGCATACAGCTGATTTACACATGGATCGGTCTTTTGAAGGGTTAACTGGGATCCCGACAGCCTTAGCGAAGCGCTTAAGAGAAGCTAATCAACAATTGTTAATGAATATCGTAACAGTTGCCATTCGAGAAACGGTGGACTTGGTTATTTTTGCAGGAGATACGTTTCATCAAAGTCAGACCTCTATTTCAATGCAAGCCCAATTGATGGCTGCATTAGAACAGTTGAAACAAGCAGAAATCCCTGTGATTCTAACATTTGGGAATCATGATTACTATAAAAAAGACCGCTATTGGTTTTCTTTTCCAGACAATGTTTTTTTATTTGAAAAAGAAATGGTTGAGACACTGTATTTTGAAACGAAAGCGGGCGAACAAGTGGCTGTTTCGGGGTTTAGTTATGAGCATCCCTGGATTGATGAAAATAAAGCACTAGAATTTCCTATCAAACAAGCAGATTCTGACATTCATATTGGGATTTATCATGGAGACACCAGTCGGAAAGCGCAACAAAATTATGCTCCGTTTACATGGAAGGATTTAAAAGCCACTGGCTATAATTATTGGGCATTGGGCCACATTCATCAGCCGCAAATTGTTAGTGAACAACCGCTAATTGTTTATCCTGGAACACCTCAAGGACACACGAAAAAAGAACAGTCTTTACAAGGGGTTGCAGTGGTCACACTTTCCCAAAATCAAGCGACTGTTCAATTTGAAAAAGTCGCAGAAATAGATTGGACGAATGAAGAAGTATCTCTTGCGCAATGCCGTGACACCCAAAGCATTTTGTCTTATCTTGAAACCAGTTTGCTGACGAAGTGGCATGCGCATCAGCAACAGCAATTGATGGCGTTGACACTGAAAGAAACGCAACATTTGGATGTGACCGTGGTGCAAGCCATTGTCAATGGTGAACTATTAAGCTACTTACAGCAGCAGCTTTTACAAAAAACGCAAGGTGATTTTTTTGTTTATCGCCTAATATTGCAAGCAGAGGAACCAACGAAAGAACCGATCTATTTAGCCGCTAGTCCCAACTTATTAACGGCATTAGAAAAAACATACTTAGATCCAGTTATTTTTGAAGATACCACCAAGGAATTGTTACGTTATCCAGAATTTGCTGGAATTTTTTCAATGGATGAGCAGTGGCGATTAGAGAGCTTGCGCCTAGCACATGAGCAAATTAATGAAGACTTTACTATTCAGGAGGACCCACTATGA